The nucleotide window TGTGGAATACCGTTTAGCCTGGAAGCTAAAACCGCTTAAGAAAGCCCGAAATGCGGTTTTGGCTGTGGATAAGTAGCCTATAAATAGTTATCTATATAGGCCGCGGCCTTTGAATCAGCCAACAACAAAAAGCCCCCGACCGGAAAGGCCGAGGGCAAAGGCTACGCTGGCAAGAAGCCCAGCTAGAAGGCCACCTGAATATCTTCCTCCTCCCAGTTGGCGCGCACCTGAAACTCGCGCTGGAGGTTGAAGACTGGCTCCGGCAGCTGGCGCAGGTTAGGATCAGGCCCCTGCCAGCGGCCATCAGCGTTGGTATCGATGAAGACGCGGATGTGGTAGGTGCCGGGTGCCAGGTTGTCGAAGCGGAACGTGCGGGGCGAGTCGAGGGTGCGCACCAGCTGGTTTTTGTCGTCGAGCAGCTGTAGCTCAAAGCGCTTGGCCGTGGTTTGTACGCGCCCGGCCAGCGTACCCGAGGGCGACTGGTCGGTGGGCGTAAACCGCAGCGGCTTCAGCCCCAGGCTGCGCCCGGATATGGCCGTCACCACCGTGCTGTCGAGCTGCAGGCTGATGGATTTGTTGGCTTTGCTGTTCAGCTTCACCGTAAGCAGCGTACGGTCGGGGCTGAGAGTGGCGTCGGCGGGCAGGCGCAGCGGGCGGCGTTTGGTGGAATCTTCCACCAGCACGCCAATGGGCTGATCAGGCACCAGACGCAGGGGCTCGGTAAACTGAACAGCTACCAGGCCCTGCCGGTACACTTCCTTGCTGCTGCCCACCAGCTGCCACGCGGGTGGCCGGCGGGTGGGCGCGGTGCCTGTAAACTTCACGTTCAGGGTGTCGCGACCGGAATTGCCGGCGCTGTCGGTGGAAGCCAGCAGGTAGCGGCCTTCCGGCAATTGAGTTGATTTGTACAAAGCCACTGAGCGGCCCCGGTCGATAAGCTGCAGAGCTTCGTTGGGCGAGGTAGCAGCGGCACCGAGTAGGCTAATGACCGCGCTTTGCAGGCCTTCGTTGTAGCCCACCACAAAGCGCAGCGGGTCCGATTTCTGGGACGTCACCAGGGCCCGGCGGGCATCGGGGCGCGTGAGCTGGAGCTGCACGGAGTCGGTGCCCGGCTTGATGGTAATGGGTTCGGGCAGGTAGCCGATTTTCTCGCCTTCGTCGTAGCGGCTGCTTTGGTTTTTATCGGCCAGGGCAAAC belongs to Hymenobacter sp. J193 and includes:
- a CDS encoding Ig-like domain-containing protein, whose product is MSARFALPLLVLMGAAGGGCATIATPEGGARDTVAPKLVSSLPADRAVNVRNRSVVLEFSEPVQVKDLSKNLLVAPLLADDNKYTVREGKNTVTLEFEKPFEPNTTYSFNFRDAITDITENTPARDVSVSFSTGAALDSGAVQGRVVDLLTSQPSADVSVVLYPEADTANVRRGRPYYLARTDKGGRYQLRNLREGRYRLFALADKNQSSRYDEGEKIGYLPEPITIKPGTDSVQLQLTRPDARRALVTSQKSDPLRFVVGYNEGLQSAVISLLGAAATSPNEALQLIDRGRSVALYKSTQLPEGRYLLASTDSAGNSGRDTLNVKFTGTAPTRRPPAWQLVGSSKEVYRQGLVAVQFTEPLRLVPDQPIGVLVEDSTKRRPLRLPADATLSPDRTLLTVKLNSKANKSISLQLDSTVVTAISGRSLGLKPLRFTPTDQSPSGTLAGRVQTTAKRFELQLLDDKNQLVRTLDSPRTFRFDNLAPGTYHIRVFIDTNADGRWQGPDPNLRQLPEPVFNLQREFQVRANWEEEDIQVAF